The DNA window CCATTCTGTTTCTATCTTTTCTGCATTTTTTCTACAGCTTTCTACTTTTATTTGTAACCCTAGATCCCATTTGAACTCTAGAGAACTTCAAATAAAAGTCAGTATTTTCTTATATCAttctgtttctgttatttttcctatttagATATTAAATTGATCCTATCATGATATTGCCAAAGTCATTGACATGTTGGACTGCAAATTTATCATTAAAGTACTCAAGATTTTTGGCTTTTGCTCCAAGTTTTCCGATTGGATCCAAACAATTCTGAACTCTGCTAAACTCTCAATATCTATCAATGCTAAGATTGAGGGTTTCATCTCCTACTCAAGGGGAGTAAGGCATGGTGACCCTCTCTCCCCTCCTCTTTTGTCTTGCGAATGCGGTTTTCAGCATAGGTCTTTCCTAACTGGTCCAACATAAACAGATAAAGCTCATCTAAGGAACCATCATATTCCCTCACACTCCTTATATGCTGACAATAGTATGTTATTTTATACAGGGTCCGCTAGTAATATTCAAGTGCTATCCAATTTCTTTACTAGATATTCTGAAATCTCTGGCCAAATCATCAACCCTCAGAAATCTACAATTTATGGAGGCTCAATTTCTCATACCAGGTTGAACCACATTGCAACATCTTTAGGTTTCAGCATTGGCACTCTCCCTTTCACATATCTAGGAGTGCCTATTTTCAAAGGTGAGCCTAAGAGAGTTCACTTCCAAATTATAATTGAGAAAATCAAACTTAAGTTGGCGAGTTGGAAAGTTGTTCTCTTATCTTTTGCTGGTAGAATTCAACTCATCAAAATTGTCCTTAATAGCATGCTTATCTACCCCTAAACCATTCATGCCTGGCCTAAATCAATGTTGAAGGAGCTTGAGACAATGTTTAGAAACTTTGCTTGGAGTGGTGACCTGCACAGCAAGAAACTCATCACACTAGCTTGGAACACAATCTACTCTCCTATTAGTGATGGTGGTTTAGGTATTAGATCATTCACTTACCTCAATGATGCTTTAATGCTTAAGCTTTGCTGGGAAAATGTTCAACTCCAACAATCAATGGGAACTATTCCTTATAAATAGGATAATTCGGGACAACTCTTGCATCAAATATCGCATTTACTGATCCATTTGAAATGGGGGGTTAGACCTCAATTTCAGACCATGCTATCAAACTCAAGTTGGATCGTTGGAAATGGTTTTCAAATCAACTTTTGGACTCACAAATGGTCAAATGTTGGAAAACTGATGGATTTTTACAACTCCCTCAGCACATAGCTCAAAAGCTGCAATCCAAAGTGGAAGACTCATCTTCAACTCAGACTAGGCTATACATCTAGCTTTGCAGAAACGGTTTCCTACACTTATTGGTTGGCATTAATAAGATACTCATTCCTTTGGAAGCTAAAGATAACAAACTGGTGAAACCACTTTAATGTGGCAGATGCTTCACAAAAAGATGCCAAGCAGGAATcataagaaaagaaagaaaggaaggtAAAACATAACAAGCACCCACCGTGGGGCTCGAACCCACGACCACAAGGTTAAGAGCCTTGCGCTCTACCAACTGAGCTAGACGGGCTTGTTGGTTTAAGAATATTCTGTTAATGATTTATAATACAAAACAGAAGCTACCAGCAAAACTTAGTTGTATCATTAGTACTAACCTGATCTGGTCTAATAGAAGCCTATGTATTGAATACATATTCTTTTTTTTAATGGACTATTCAAATTAGAGACATTATTTGACTTTTTTTCATACAATACATCTTTTAAACTtgtatatgtatttttatttaaaaggaaCAATATTGGAAAGGTTCTATGAATACCTTAAAAGGTATAGAACTTCAAGTTATTCCTAATGTTACAAACAAGGAACATAACAATTCTAATTGAAGGCAAGAATAGTTTAAGGAGCATatacatatttttaatcaaaaataatgttttcaaaaaaaaaaatgagaagtatttttcaaataaattccTATACAATACAACAATGTATAAAATGCAAAGTATGcgagaaaaaaaaatagatataaaaCTATAGCATAGTTCTgaatatcatcatcatcttcctcctCCATGGTGTGTCTAGGGGCTTTGTTTGGATGCAAGCAGTCCAATTCCATTGTAGCCTATCTTCTATCAGCTTTGGTCTCCATAGCAATTCTTTGTGTTTTACGTTTGCTATGTTATGGTCTTTACCGGTTCCTAAAGAGAAGAGATTCTTCTACTAGTAATGGTGAACAACAAAATTCAATGTAGTAGAAGAGCTCCTTATGTGTATTCTTATGTATAATTTGCTTCATTTATGCTACATATAAATGTTAGTTATGTTACATAGTTAGTTGTTCATGTTGGTCCACTTGAAAATGTTTCAAACCAAATCTTACAATAACTGTTTAGTTGGTAGATCTGCAAAGACACTATCGCTTGCTTAGATAAAGTAATGAAATTCAACCATCGTTTTCGGGGCATAAACTATATTTAAATACTAGGGTACAAATTACAAAAATATCATTATTATGAAAATACTTGTTCCAATGATGGGACAAACAAATTGAAATTCTTAGTATGAGTAACACGCCAAAGCTTCAAGACACCATCAAGGCTTCCAGTACAAACAATGCAACAatcttcattatcatcatcatcaacaaaacATCCTCCTAAAAAAGCTGTCACACACCTAATTGGTCCTCTATGACCAACCAAAACAGCTAAACAAACATGTTGTCCATCTTCTTCTCGACTCCAAACCCTGCTAGTCGAATCGGCCGAGCCACTGACTACATATTTTCCAACACTAGATAAACACAATACAGCATGTGTGTGTCCTTGAATCGATCCGCTGTACTGCAACTGTCCTGCAAACCAACCCTTTAGCCAATAATGTATGTAGCCGTCGGTGCATCCGCCATATAAAACTCCTCCGTCGTTGGTTAGTGTTAAGGCTTTCACAGGTGAGTATTTTGCATGAAGTGTTACTGTTAAAGAATGAGGTTGATCATGGCTGCAGAAGTTTCTACGCCAAACTCGAACTGTGGCATCGTCCGAGGCAGTATAAAGAACTCCATCGTCGGATACAATTATCGCATTGATCGGTTCGGCGTGTGCTTTGATTGTCTCTATGCATTTCAGGTCTGAGATTCGCCATACTTTTACTGTTTTATCGAGAGATGCAGTGTATAGAATGTCCTCAGCCGAGTTTACTGCCATGGATGTTATTAGTCTCTTGTGCTTCGTCTGCTAAACGATGAAAGAAACCGAAAACAATCAAGTTAAAAGTACTTTTTCGAGAAAAAATATTCAAACATAAAACACAATACAGAAAACAAAACTCAATTAAGGTACACTTACTGTCTTGTCTTTCCCTGCAATGTAGCTACGAACATAGCCGAGTGTCTTAGGAATAGTAGCAGACCGAACATGTTTCAAAACCTTAGTACTATTATCCCAAATTATTGTCCATACTCGAATCCTGCCATCGCCATAAGCTGCATAAACAGTGTCATTGGAAACCTCGATCGCGACAACTTTTGAAGCTTTAGTCTTCAACTGTCCACATTCAGTGAACTCTGGTAGCTTCCATACCCTTACAACATTGGAATCAGAACCTGTGTAGAGTAAACCGGTTGATGATAAAGCTATCGACGTGATTTGTCCATCGTTTCTTAGGACAGATGAAGCACAATGGTAGGTTGTTTGTGGAGAGTCGGAATCGGAGAGCTTAGTGGGAAAATAGTGATGATGAGGAGATGAAATGGGAGAGTTTTGAAGGCTGCGAGAGAATGTCGGGCATGAGAGTTTTGAGAAAGGTGTTTCTTTTGTAGAATGGCTTCTTGTGATGTTAGTGTTCTTGTTGTTATGAACTGTGGTTGAAGATGTGAAAGCAAAATCAGTTGAGTTGGGAGAGtccattgattttttttttcttattttgtgtTTCTTCTAAAGAAAGATTACTTCATGATGTTGATGAGTTGTGGCTTATGAGTTATGAAGTTTGGTGTAATGGGTTATGAAATATAATGGTGGTAGATATTTGCTATAACTTGGTTTATTGCAATAGCTGAATACATAATGTGTATTAAAGAAATAAGAAGCATTATTGTTAGAGGAATTGAATTTTGCTCATTAAATGCATCATGCATTTTTTAATCTCAACTTCCGGCTTTAAATTAACAGTCAAGATCCGACTGTAAATTAACAGTCAGATCCGTGTATAACCGATTTTATAAGTATTATTGAAACCGCCTGATCTCAAATTAACGGTCAAGATTGATTACTTAGTGAAAACCAAATGCGTTGTTAGATGTAATGTTTATGATTATAGGGACACCAAAAAATGATAAGTCTTCCAATTTTGCTTGATTTTAATATTTGTGTAACTTTACATTACtcatcatatttttatttttacattaacAACTATTTTTTAGGGGTATGAGtgaaaaaatctttttctttaggAGAAAGGCCAAACACTCATCATAAATTTGAAAGGTTATATTTAGagaaaaatataaatcaaatggaTAAAAGGAATCATTTGAGGGAAATATGAATTTCTTTTGAATCAATTGATAAGGACAGATTCTTTTTCTAAAACTGTTACATCATGGTGAATGAAGTTGGTTTCAATAGTTTCCTGAATTATTTTATGGCATTAATTGTAAGTCTATTAATGGAATTCCTTCAAGTTTAATCATAAAAGTAGCTCACCAAATGGTTTGAAATAATTTGACCTCATAATTTCCATATGCATTTAGTCTCTCTTTGGATTTGAGATgtattttgtttttgtcacgaaaTGTGCTTATATCTCTTTCAATCCA is part of the Vicia villosa cultivar HV-30 ecotype Madison, WI linkage group LG2, Vvil1.0, whole genome shotgun sequence genome and encodes:
- the LOC131648413 gene encoding protein JINGUBANG-like isoform X2, with amino-acid sequence MDSPNSTDFAFTSSTTVHNNKNTNITRSHSTKETPFSKLSCPTFSRSLQNSPISSPHHHYFPTKLSDSDSPQTTYHCASSVLRNDGQITSIALSSTGLLYTGSDSNVVRVWKLPEFTECGQLKTKASKVVAIEVSNDTVYAAYGDGRIRVWTIIWDNSTKVLKHVRSATIPKTLGYVRSYIAGKDKTTKHKRLITSMAVNSAEDILYTASLDKTVKVWRISDLKCIETIKAHAEPINAIIVSDDGVLYTASDDATVRVWRRNFCSHDQPHSLTVTLHAKYSPVKALTLTNDGGVLYGGCTDGYIHYWLKGWFAGQLQYSGSIQGHTHAVLCLSSVGKYVVSGSADSTSRVWSREEDGQHVCLAVLVGHRGPIRCVTAFLGGCFVDDDDNEDCCIVCTGSLDGVLKLWRVTHTKNFNLFVPSLEQVFS
- the LOC131648413 gene encoding protein JINGUBANG-like isoform X1, with protein sequence MDSPNSTDFAFTSSTTVHNNKNTNITRSHSTKETPFSKLSCPTFSRSLQNSPISSPHHHYFPTKLSDSDSPQTTYHCASSVLRNDGQITSIALSSTGLLYTGSDSNVVRVWKLPEFTECGQLKTKASKVVAIEVSNDTVYAAYGDGRIRVWTIIWDNSTKVLKHVRSATIPKTLGYVRSYIAGKDKTQTKHKRLITSMAVNSAEDILYTASLDKTVKVWRISDLKCIETIKAHAEPINAIIVSDDGVLYTASDDATVRVWRRNFCSHDQPHSLTVTLHAKYSPVKALTLTNDGGVLYGGCTDGYIHYWLKGWFAGQLQYSGSIQGHTHAVLCLSSVGKYVVSGSADSTSRVWSREEDGQHVCLAVLVGHRGPIRCVTAFLGGCFVDDDDNEDCCIVCTGSLDGVLKLWRVTHTKNFNLFVPSLEQVFS